The genomic interval cgtAGGCACGGAgtcacagcaataaccttggtgacaataaaaaaaaaaatgatggcaaTTAATCAAAATGCTTAGAAATACTGTGTtcaaggggccgagtggtggtgcacctggttaagcacacacatcacagtgtgcaaggacctgggttcaagcccccagtccctacttgcagagggaaagcttcaagaagcagggctgcaggtgtctctccctctctcagtctctcctccttcctctcaatttctgcctgtctctgcccaataaataaatgaataaagacaataataacaacaacgaaagAGTGGTTAAGAAACACTGTGCTCCAAGAGAGGCCTTCTTTGGAAAACTGGTGACATTCAAATAAGGCATGTAGGTGAGCCAAGAGAGCAGTGTCAGTGTTATTGTCCCTGCTTTGTGCTGTAGTTATATAAGACGGTAACAATGGGAAAGTGACAACggctgtgtgtgtatatatctcgTGTATGTTTAccacacataaaaaataaataaaacatgagcTGCTTCTGTGCCAACCCAAGGTAAAATCTTGACAGTCACCCGTTTGAGCCCACTGGTTTGGGTTGGAAATTCTTGGCTACCTCAGAACCCTGGGCAGTTATGTACATGACTGGCATGTGCTAGAGACACTCACGAGTGCTGTTTTAGAGAAAGTGCATGTATTTTAAGATCATTGTATTACATCTGTGAAGTATTTGAGTATAAAAGCtgtcttttctcccctctcttaaCAGGTTTTTACAGACGAGGTGGACTGTCATACTtctccatttttccatttttctccttAGAAATCAAAACATCTCAGAATGGAGACCTAAAAGCCTTAGAAGGGACTTAGTCTACTCTCCGGGAGGTAGTTTTGTGCATGCATAAACAAATGAAGTAGCAAATTAGAGGTTTTTTGGTATCTAAAAAAATGTTGGTTTTGAAACTATGATCAAGTCATGCAAGGTGTATCTGTAATGAATTTGACTTTGAATTTGATACGTGAATTGGGATATGGAAAACTGACTGCAGCTGGGGCAGGTTGCTGAGGTGTCTTTTACAGTTGGCCACCTCTCTCTTGCTGCTAGAACAGAAGTACCTGTGTTGGCTGAAGATTGAAAAAATGAATGATAGTTATCTGGAACAGAGCGTCCATTTGCACCCCCCTGCTAAGTTAGAGAAACATGCAGGTGAGAGCTTTGACATGTTAAGAGGCTTCTATAATGACAAACAAATGATAAAGATAGAATTATTTAATAAGTGTAGCAAATTTAGAGACGTGGGAAGATAAACATGCTAATTGGTGAAGAAATTATTTGACCAGTCATGACACTcgatatttttaaaatctaaaagtTAGTTTGTTCAGATGGGCTCTTACAGACTCTGAGGAAGCTTAAGAGTCTAAGAACAATCGCTGGATAGTTATGTTTTAGTAAATGACCAGACTTAACCCAGAAAGGACATCTTTACACAGACGGTAGTGAGCACCATGATGGTTTTTATAGCAATGTGTAAAATTACCGACCAGTGAATCACAGACACACTCGCTTACCTCTGAAACAAATGGCGCAGCCCTATTTCTCCTGCCACCTAGAAATAAGTGTCGGGGTATTAGGGAGCCCCAACAGCTGAGGGACCCAGAAAAAACAGGCTTCTGCAGCACAGCTAGGAAACCACCAGGACTGGTGTGCTTGATGCAGAATCTATTGTCATTCATGACTCGTGACAAGGagcattattattgctattgtttgtCAGTGTCCATTCTGTGTCGAGGTGTGTTATCTGTAGGGCAATTTCTGACCCCAGTCAAATTTGTAAACTTCCTTTATCCATCTCAGCCTATAGATCCAGGAACCTTTATCCATCTCAGCCTATAGATCCAGGAACCTTTATCCATCTCAGTCTGTAGATCCAGGAACCTTTATCCATCTCAGCCTATAGATCCAGGAACCGGAATTTTGATGTCTGCATCCACTATCAATAGATGCCATGTTGGTTCTTGATTATCATGAAGCTGAGTCTAAAAGACCAGTTTTGAGCAAATACACTCATCTCTGATAATTTATttggaataaaatatttaacttgCTAAGATCAGATGGTATCATCATGACCAAGCCAGCAGGTCTTGACATCTGTGGGAAGTGGTATTTCATGAATCTTGAAACCAGGGCCTCAGGTCAAACAACTTAGTGCCAAGTTAGGGAAAAATACTCAATTGGAAAGTCAAAGATACACTGTATTTCACTGACTATGAGATGGCATCCAGTTACAagacagaccttttttttttttttatatacctcTCAGAAATACAAATGCTGCTAATTAAAATGTGACATGCAGTTATTTTGAGTCACCGCTTGAGAACAGAAGAGTTAAGACATGCATCTTAGAGATAGTGAAATGTGGAAGTGCAGAGTTTTCCTCTTTTGAGGTAGGCCTTTGGCTTTGTTTCTGGTCACCAAATTTCACAATTTCAGAAAAACCAAGCAAATGtagttcaaatattttttttagaatttgctTTCTCCCACAAAACCAAACTAAATGTTTGAGTGAGATGCTTCATTTTCAGGCTGGCCTAGTGGCCTTGGAGCCTCCTGGTGGCCTGGAGATTGACATTAAACATGGCATCTTGAGGGCGTAAGGCACGACATACTTCTCAGAAAGGTTTTGATTTTGCCAGTGGGTGCTGTGTAGCCTCATGTTTGCATTGTATGTGTGAAGGTCATGCAGAGGTCTCGTTGTGCAGAATTGTCCCTTAGACTCTATCTCCATGCTGAAACAACAGCAGTGAAAAAGCTAGCAAACAAGAATGGTGACTTCCTATTCTAGGTGTTGACCCTCAAGTTAAAAGTAGCAGAACCAAAGGCTGTGCACAAAACTACCTCCCCAGAGACAGACTagtccctttctctccccatccgcCTCATTATGAACATAGTGGAAAATAGTGAGTTCTTATCGAATTTAATGAGAAGCGCCAACACGTTCGAGTTGAAGTATGACCTTTCGTGTGAGCTGTACCGCATGTCTACGTATTCAGCTTTCCCCGCCGGCACCCCTGTGTCGGAAAGGAGCCTTGCTCGCGCTGGCTTCTACTACACTGGCGTGAAGGACAAGGTCAAATGCTTCTGCTGTGGCCTGATGCTGGATAACTGGAAACCAGGAGACAGCCCTGTTGAAAAGCATAAGAGGTTGTACCCCAGCTGCAGCTTCGTTCAGAACCTCAATTCATCAACCATTTGGGGAGCCTCCTCTCTGCCCGCTTCTTCTTCAGTATCTCATTCCACACACTCATTACTTCCAAATGTGGGAAATAGTGGCCATTTCAGCAGTTCATGTTTGAGCCTGTTATCAAACCCTGTGAACACCAGCTCAAACCAAGACTTTTCTGCCCAGAGGACAAGTTTCCACCATGGCGCAATGAGCACTGAGAAGGCCCGGCTACTCACTTTCCAGATGTGGCCTCTGACCTTTCTGTCCCCGGCAGACCTGGCCAAGGCGGGCTTTTACTACATAGGGCCTGGAGACAGAGTGGCCTGCTTTGCCTGTGGTGTCAAATTGAGCAACTGGGAGCCAAAGGACGATGCCATGTCAGAACACCTGAGACATTTCCCCAGCTGTCCGTTTTTAGAAAGCCACATTCAAGACGCATCACCGTACACCGTTTCCAACCTGAGCATGCAGACACACTCGGCTCGCCTGAGGACCTTCCTCAGCTGGCCGGCCAACGTACCAGTTCATCCTCAGCAGCTGGCAAGCGCAGGCTTCTACTACGTGGGTAAGAGACTGACGACTGACTGACTGAGATCCTCTGCCTGGCTTCACCCCCTTTGGCATGCAGATGATGCACATTACTGAGCTTTGTTCCACAACTGATTTCAGGTCACAGTGATGACGTCAAATGCTTCTGCTGTGATGGTGGACTCAGGTGCTGGGAGCCTGGAGATGACCCGTGGGTGGAACATGCCAAGTGGTTCCCAAGGTAATGGTTTTGAAGTTCTCTTTGTAGCTGTGTGTGAAGCAGGACCTGGGTTATACAGCAGCTCTGCCCCCACCTGCGTAGCCACAGGGAACAGACCCAAAGGCCCCCAGTGAATGCTTTCtcctccctttattggggggattaccCCAGTGAATGTTTAAAACCACAGACCACCAACTGTATGCACGTGTGAATGTGAACATGTATGcatgtattaaaaaaatttttttttattatttattttcccttttgttgccctggttgttttgatgtagttattgttgttgatgatgtcgtccttggataggacagagagaaatggagagaggaggggaagacagaggggggagagaaagatagacatctgcagacctgcttcaccacctgtgaagtgactcccctgcaggtggggagccgagggctcgaaccaggatccttactccggtccttgtgctttgcagcatgtgtgcttaacctgctgtgctactgcccaaccccctcacccccttttttaaaaagcaaaatttttattgccaccagggttatttctggggcttgaaactgccgttatgaatctacctctcccagcggccactttttcctttcttatttgataggaca from Erinaceus europaeus chromosome 20, mEriEur2.1, whole genome shotgun sequence carries:
- the BIRC3 gene encoding baculoviral IAP repeat-containing protein 3, whose translation is MNIVENSEFLSNLMRSANTFELKYDLSCELYRMSTYSAFPAGTPVSERSLARAGFYYTGVKDKVKCFCCGLMLDNWKPGDSPVEKHKRLYPSCSFVQNLNSSTIWGASSLPASSSVSHSTHSLLPNVGNSGHFSSSCLSLLSNPVNTSSNQDFSAQRTSFHHGAMSTEKARLLTFQMWPLTFLSPADLAKAGFYYIGPGDRVACFACGVKLSNWEPKDDAMSEHLRHFPSCPFLESHIQDASPYTVSNLSMQTHSARLRTFLSWPANVPVHPQQLASAGFYYVGHSDDVKCFCCDGGLRCWEPGDDPWVEHAKWFPRCEFLIRVKGQDFISRVQANYPHLLEQLLSTSDNPEDENAASPIIHLGPGESSSDDAVMMNTPVVKAALEMGFNRNLVKQTVQSQILTTGENFKTVSDLVLGLLKAEDEIREEEKERAAGEEESDDLLLIRKNRMALFQHLTCVLPILDNLLTARVINEQEHDVIKQKTQTSLQARELIDTVLVKGNFAATIFKNSLQEIDLTLYKHLFVEKDIKYIPTEDVSDLPLEEQLRRLQEERTCKVCMDKEVSIVFIPCGHLVVCKDCAPALRKCPICRGTIKGTVRTFLS